From the genome of Bacteroidota bacterium:
AAAAGAAGCAATACCGGAAGTTGGCGCCATCCAAATTGAGATGACGAGCAGCGTTCGCAAAGCGCCACAGTCAAATTTAAACAACATACTCACTAATGTAAAAAACACAATCGCAGTTGCGAGCGGAAAGGGGGGCGTTGGTAAATCGACAGTTGCTATAAATTTAGCAGTTGGATTAGCTCAAGATGGTGCCAAAGTTGGCTTAATAGATTCCGATATTTACGGTCCAAGCATTCCGCTGATGATGGGTATAAACGCATCTCCGAAGTTAGAAAATAAAAAACTAATACCGCTAGAAGCCCACGGTGTAAAGGTTATGTCGATTGGATTTTTAGTCGATCCGAATCAAGCAGTTATATGGCGTGGACCGATGGCAAGCGGAGCTCTCAGGCAATTTATGACCGATGTAGAATGGGGCGAATTAGATTACTTGATTTTCGATTTACCTCCGGGAACCGGCGACATCCAATTAACACTTGTTCAAACAATTCCGTTGTCGGGGGCTGTTATCGTAACAACGCCGCAGGATATCTCTCTCGCCGATGCCCGCAAAGGTTATGCAATGTTCGAGAAGGTGAATGTACCGATTCTCGGTATCATCGAAAATATGAGCTACTTTATCTGTTCGCATTGCGGGGAACGTGAGGAAATATTTTCGTATGGTGGCGGTCGCAAAGAAGCTCAAGAATTGGGCGCTGTGTTTTTAGGTGAAATTCCTATTGATACAAAGATTCGCATCGGTGGCGATGTGGGGGTGCCAGTTGTTGCTCAGGATAAAAATTCTTCGCAGTCATCAGCCATTAAAAACATTGCACGCAATATGGTCGCACAATTAAGTATCAATGCGATGAACGGCGTTAAAACAAAAAGGGTAGAAGTAAATTTAAACATTTAAACTGAGATGGAATCAAAAGAAAAATTGCTCGTCGAAAGAATTGAGGAAGCTCTAGACTTTTGCAGACCGTATCTTCGAGCCGACGGTGGCGATGTTGAGTTTGTAAATGTTAGTGATGACGGAATAGTAAACCTACGCTATTTAGGTGTTTGTAAAAATTGTCCTCTCTCCCTTTTAACTTTAAGAGCAGGAATCGAACGTTCTGTTTTAAAAAATGTACCCGAAGCAAAAAGGGTGGAACTGGTTCTTTAAATAATTTAAACTGTTTTAAAATTTATAAATTATTCGAAAGGAGTAACAAATGAATTATCCATTCTGGGATATTCCTTTTCTTGGTGGTGGTTGGCTTATCGGTATTGTAGCTGTGATCCATGTGTTCGTCTCTCACTTCGCTGTCGGGGGTGGATTGTTTCTTGTCCTTACCGAACACAAAGCTTACCGCGAAAATAATCTCAAAATTATAGACTATCTAAAAATCCATTCTAAATTTTTTATCCTTCTCACACTCGTTTTCGGCGCACTTACTGGTGTTGCCATCTGGTTTACAATCGGACTTGTAACGCCGATGGCTACTTCTTCACTGATTCATATATTTGTGTGGGGATGGGCAATCGAGTGGGTTTTCTTTTTCATCGAAATTGCTGCAGTGATGATTTATTTTTACACTTGGGAAAAAATTGACCGGAAAACTCATCTCATTATCGGCTGGATTTATTTTATATCCGCGTGGATGAGTATGGTAGTCATCAACGGCATTCTTTCGTTTATGCTGACGCCCGGTGCTTGGACTCAAACGAGAGATTTTTGGGATGGATTAATAAACCCTACTTACTTTTCATCTTTGGCTTTCCGAACTTTAACTGCAATAGTTCTGGCTGGAATATACGCACTATTCACGGCTTCTCTGTTGAAAGACGAAAAGATTAAACAAACAATTGTTAAATACTCGTGCAAGTGGGTGCTACCGTTTATGCTAATGCTTCCGCTTGCAGGACTTTGGTATTATCTGACGCTCCCCGAAATTCCGCGCGAAATAGTTTTAGGTGGAATTGTTTTCGTTCATAACACAGCAATTATCGGCTTGATAGCCGGCGCCCTGATTTTCTTTACAGTTTTAATTATGGGATTCTTCAAACCTAATTTATATTCTACTCCTGTTGCAGTTTTTGTGCTTTTGTTAGGTTTAGCATCGATGTTTGCTGGCGAGCGTGTTCGTGAATCAGTCCGCAAACCCTACGTGCTTGTCGATTATATGTACTCGAACGGATTGGTCTTGAGTGATTTCGATAAGGTTAAAGCAGAAGGTTTGATTAAAAATTCGAAATGGTCGAACATTAAAGAAATTAACGACCAAAATAAATTAGAAGCCGGCAATGAAGCATTCAAGCTTTATTGCTCAAGTTGTCACATCATAAACGGTTACAACGATGTTTTACCGTTGATAACTGAATACGACGAGGAAATGCTGACTGCAATTATTAATGAGTTAGAAAATTATCAGGGCTATATGCCTAAGTTTGCCGGCACCGAAGCCGAAGCTGCTGCGATAGCAAAATGGTTAACAGATTTTAATAAAGAAAATACGAAAGGAGAAATAAAATGATAGACCAAACAATGATTCCCGACATCGACCCGATAGCACTACCTGCACCCATTTGGTTGCTGAAGTTCTTACTACTGCTTACTTTTACGCTGCATATTTTAGCAATGAACGTGGCAGTCGGAGGCGGGTTTGTTGCCGCCTTTAGCGAATATTTTGGAAGAAAAAAGAAAAGCCAAAACCATTTCGAGCTGAGTCGCGGGATTGCCAAAATGCTGCCACCCTTCACGGCGTTTACAATTACATTAGGTGTTGCACCACTTCTGTTTTTACAAGTTCTGTACGGTCAGTTTTTCTACACATCAACCATACTAATGGCTTGGCCCTGGTTATCGGTTATCATAATTTTTATTTTAGCTTATTACGGTTACTATATTTTCTCATTCCATTGGGAAAAACTTAACGGTAAAAGATTATGGGTAGTGTCGATAAGTTCAATTTTGTTAGCGACAATAGGTTTGATTTACGTAAACAATATTGTTCTGATGCTAACCCCCGATAAATGGAAGGCAATGTATTTTGCTAATCCACACGGAACACATTTGAATTATGATGACGCCACAATCATACCGCGATATTTACACTATATGATCTCAGCAATGGCTGTTGCCGGCGTTGTGGTAATTATGTGGGGAATCAGAAAACTGAAGACAAACGACCAACTTGGCAAGTGGGCAATCCGTTATGGTGCCTGGTGGTTTTTAATACCGACTTTCATAAATATTGCGATCGGATTGTGGTGGTTGATTGCATTACCGCGTGATTTTATGTTGATGTTTATGGGGGGTAATCAACTCGCTACGGGCTACTTCTTGGCAGGACTTGCTTCGATTTTTGTAAGTATTATGTTGATGTTTGTTGGAATGAATGCTGCTAAACCGGTTGGAAAGTTAATGGCTGCGAAGTTATTCTTCTTAATATCTATCGTTACAATGATATTGATGCGGCACGAATTGCGTGAAGCATATCTGAAACCGTACATCAATTGGGACGCCGTTAAAACAGAACCACAGTGGGGTGTAATAATAATTTTTGTTTTACTCCTCGTCGGTGGTTTGATTACAGTTGGTTGGATGGTGAAGAAATCGTTTGGGAAACCAGCGCTAGAGTCAAAATAAAAATAATTAGTAACTACTTAGCAGCAAAAATAAAACGCCACAGATTCACAGATTAAACTTATGAAAGCTACAATATTATTGGGATATGAATTTAATCATAGCGCCCTTTGCATTTTCTTTGCGGACCTCGCGGTTAAAATATACTAATTCCGAAACTTGCCCTGATTTAATCGAAGTGTCTCAAATCTCATTTTTTCCTCAACACAACACTGAACCACGAGTATGGCACATCCCAATGATTTACAGGGAATTCGTGACCGAGATTTGAATGGATAATTAGCTGTTTCGTTTTGCTCGGAATCCGATTGTACAAAGCAAATACTGTATTGGGAGTTGATATCCTGTCTTTAAAATGTGCCGAAAGTAAAACAGGTTTTGTAAATCGCTCTGCAAAATTATTAGCATCAAAGTAGCTTAAAGTTCGGAACGCCGTGGTTTTGTCAACTAATCCGTTGATTATCGACCTTCTTACACGCGAGCAACAACCGCTTTCCAATCCTTCCGGAAAACAGCAAAGAGTCGGAATTGTTGCTATAGTGGCTTTAATCCTGCTATCTAATCCTGTTAGAAGCAATGCCAACCCACCACCTTGGCTCGTTCCTGCAACACCGATGCGTGCTGTATCCAATTCACTCCGTGTATAAAAAAAATCGATAGCCCGCTTTGCACTTGCAACTGCTTTTCGTAAGTAATACTTGTTTGGATCATCAAGATTCTGTCCTGCCGACGGGTCATCACCAACCGGATAATTATCGGACTCTACATCCAATCCGTGAATCTGTATTGCAACGACTGCAAATCCGAGTCTTGCAAGAGTATATGGAATTTGTACCGATGTATTTCCATAACTTGGTAGGATTAAAATTGCAGGAAGTAGTTTGTCAGATTTTGGTAAACAATACCATGCTTTAATACACGCTGTATCCAAACTCCGATACATTATTTTAAAAACTTTGATGCTGTCGTGTTGTTTATCGGTTTGTTCGGTTAATTCAAAGTAAGCGTGTAGAGTATCTAAAGCAGAAAATGTATTCAGCCAAAATGTTTCCAAATCTACTCTATTCGTAGATGAAAAAAGAATTGAATCAGATTGAAAGACAAAGGTAAGTGTATCCGAATAATATTCGTATTCACCTGTAACTATCCGTGCAAAAATTTCGTAAAAGCCGGGACGCCATTTATAATTGAGTGATTTCTTTTCGGAAGATAGGTGTATTGTTTTAATACCCTTCTCGAATTTTGTATTTTCCTCATAAACAGTATAATAGTATTTTTGTGTGATACTTTTAAGCTGTATAAAAATTTTTCCTTTAACTTTTCGTTGCGACTCGATTCTCACATTAAAAACGGGGGAGTGATTTTTATTATATATATGATTTGGCAGGAACGATTCAATGGATACCGAAATAACCCGTTGTGCGTAAGAACTCGATGCAGATATTAAAAGTAAAATTGCTAAGAGCGTGATAATTCGGCGTATATTTTTTAGGGAATACCTGATTTCAGATACTTTCGATTTCTTTTATTTTAGTATTTTTTATCTGCAAAATTCTGCTCCCCGATCTTCGGACTAAATCATAATTATGTGTAGCCAATAAAACGGCAGTCCCTCGCGAATTAATTTGCAACAGGACATCAAGAATTTCGTTAGCCAAAGCAGGGTCTAAATTACCGGTTGGTTCATCTGCTAAAAGAATAAAGGGTTCGTTCACCAAAGCGCGCGCAATTACAACCCGCTGCTGCTCGCCACCTGATAGCTCATTAGGCATTGCCCCGCGTTTGTGGCTCAAACCGACTTCTGCCAAAACCCGAACAATACGCCTCTGAATTTCGTGCCGCTTAACCCCTGTAACGTGTAATGGAAAGGCAACATTTTCGAAAACATTCCTGTCTTCTAAAAGTTTAAAATCTTGAAACACAACTCCTACGGTTCTTCTCAAATATGGGATCTCCCTTTTTTTAATTACTAACGAGTTGTACTTACCGACTGTAACCATACCTGAATTGGGGAGTAAATCCATATAAATTAAACGAAGAAGTGTCGTTTTGCCAATGCCTGACTCACCGATTAAAGATACAAATTCACCTGAGTTAATGTGAATGCTTATATTCGATAAAATCGGTTGGGCGTTGAATGAAAGTGTAACGTTTTTGAATGTAATCATATTTTATTTTTTATTTTTACGGCGGTTATTGATAATAGCTACTGCAGTTTTAATGGCTTCAATTGTGCTGGATGGATTTGCTCTTCCTTTTCCGGCGATGTCGAATGCTGTTCCATGATCCGGTGAAGTGCGAACTATCGGCAATCCGGCAGTGAAGTTTACACCTTCCTCGAATCCCAATAATTTTATAGGTATCAATCCTTGGTCGTGGTACATTGCAAGCACTGCATCATAGTTTTTGTAAGCATGAACTCCAAAAAAACCATCGGCGGGAAATGGACCGTGAATATCAATACCCTTTATGTTAGCTTGTTTCATAGCTGGAATTATCATTTCATTTTCTTCTTCTCCGATAACACCATTTTCACCGGCGTGAGGGTTAAGTCCTAATACAGCGATTTTAGGTTTTCTTATTCCAAAATCATTCCTGAGCGAATTGTTCAGTGTTTGTATTCTATCTTTAAGTAATTGTTTCGTGAGCCGGGATGGAATTTCTTTGATTGAAATATGAATTGTTACCAAAGCTACACGGATATTTTTATAAAGCATTATCATAGCAAACTTACTCCGTTTGCAGAGTGTCGTGATCAATTCGGATTGTCCGGGGAAATCAAAGCCCTTGAAGTTGATAGTTTCTTTTGCTAAAGGTGCAGTTACCATACCATCAACTTCTTTTTCGAGACAAATAATAGTTGCAGAAATAACAGATTCAATAGCAAGCCGGCCAGCTTCGAATGAAAGTATTCCCGGTTTTATGTTTGGTTGGACGAATTTACGAATAGAAAAAATCGGTATAGCATCTGAATTGTTTTTAGGTACAGATTCGATTTCTTTAAGTGTGGTTTTCATTTTTAGCAATTTAGCATAATGCTCAAAAACATAAGTTGAGCCAACCAGAACCGGGATACAAATTCGTTTTATTGCTGGGGATGTAGCAGCTTTTAATGCAACTTCCGGTCCGATGCCGTTATGGTCGCCCATTGTGATTGCTATAATTGGTTTCATATCCTGTACTTTAGTTGTTGAGTGTTAATTTACTAATGACTGTGTAGAAAAGCAAGAAAATTCTTTAAATTATTAAATATTACTTGCTTTTTAGTAGAACTGGATATATATTATTTTGGTATTTGTAAGACTGGTAGCCAATACGGATTACAGAATATTCAGGATCGAGGAGTGCTATCGCTGGTTGTTATTTAATAATAAGAAAATGTTGATAATATTTTACATACTATTATTATTGGCATCAATTCCCGAATCCATTATCAGGGAATTAGAGGTTTTTTTATTTTTCCCTAAATAACCAATAACAAAAAAATTAAAGGAGATATTTTTATGAAACACTTAATTTACATCTTCGCATTTTGCGTTCTAACATTTTCTATTATTGGAAATGCAAACGCACAAGTCCCAAACAAAATCTCGTATCAGGGACTTCTAACAACTTCTGCCGGCACGCCTGTGCAGGATGGGAGTTATAATTTAACTTTTAACATTTTCGATGTTTCCACTGGCGGCAGTGCTTTATGGACTGAAGATCAGACTGGCGTTGCCGTTCAGCGTGGAACATTTAATGTTCTTTTAGGTTCAGTAACAACACTTGATATATCTTTCAATCAAACATTGTATGTGGAAGTTACTGCAACACCAGGACCTGGAATACCTTCACCGATAACATTTTCGCCGCGTTCAGAATTGACAAACTCACCGTATTCATTTTCGATTATTGGAACACAATGCGAAGCGACGGGACCGTATTCATCGGTTGGTGGGAGGAATAACCGTGCACGGGGTGCTTATTCTGTCGTAAGCGGTGGCGGGGGTGCAACAGAAGCTGATTCAAATTCTGCCTTAGCTGACTATTCAACTGTGAGTGGTGGTCAATCTAATAAGGCAAGCGACAGATATACAACAGTGAGCGGTGGTGCTCATAACACGGCAAGTGGTCAAACTTCAACAGTTGCTGGTGGCTGGTCTAACGTGGCAAGCGGTAGAGAAGCAACGGTTAGTGGTGGCATAAATAATACATCAAGTCAATCTTTGTCAACTATCGGTGGTGGTGAAATGAACACTGCAAGCCGCACTGCTGCAACAGTCGGTGGGGGTTCAAGCAATCAGGCAAGTGGTGATCGTGCAACAGTTGGTGGAGGGGCTTATAATTATGCTAGTGGCGATTATTCCACAGTTGGCGGGGGATGGTCTTCACGCGCACGCGGTGCTTATTCTTTTGTTGGCGGCGGCGGGGGTTCAACTTTAGCTGATTCAAATTCAGCGCTAGGTGAAAACTCAACAATTGGCGGCGGCTCCAGTAACATCGCAAGCGCCTTCGCTGCAACAATAGGCGGAGGTTGGGATAACACAGCCAGCGGTCCTACTGCGACCATAGGTGGTGGAAAAATGAATACTGCCAGTGGAGGTATTGCGACCATAGCCGGAGGATGGTCTAACACCGCAAGCGGTTGGCATACCGCAGTTGGAGGTGGTGGTTTTAATAGCGCGAGAGGTATATATTCAGTTGTTTGCGGTGGCGGGGGGTTAAACCCTGTTGATTCAAATTCTGCTTTAGGTGATGCTTCTACTATCGGCGGTGGTTCAGCGAACAAGGCAAACGGCTCTAATGCAACAATTGGCGGAGGTGCTTATAACACAACCAGCGCTAATTATACCACAATCGGCGGCGGCTATAATAACACGGCAAGCAATCATTTTGCAACAGTTGTAGGCGGTAGAGATAACACGGCAAGCGGTCAATATTCATTCGCTTCTGGACGCCGGGCAAAAGCCAATCACGATGGCGCCTTCGTCTGGGCAGACCAAACTGACGCAGATTTTGCTTCAACGGCAATTAACCAATTTAATATTCGTGCTGTTGGTGGAACAAGAATTTTTTCGAACACGGCATTATCTGCTGGTGTAACACTCGCTGCTGGGGCATCATCTTGGGCGAGCGTTTCAGATAGCACGCTCAAGAGAAATAAACGTCTCGTTGATAGCAAAGTAATACTTGAAAAAGTGGCACGGCTGCCGGTTATGCAATGGAGCTACTTATCTCAAAACCCTAACATAGAGCACATCGGTCCGATGGCTCAGGATTTTTATGCCATCTTCGGTTTGGGTGATGATGAGAAAACAATTTCCACAATTGATCCGGCAGGTGTAGCGCTTGCAGCTATTCAAGGATTGATACAGGAAAACAAAGAACTACAAACAAAGAACGAAGAACTCTCGAATCGTTTAACTGAATTGGAAGCAGTTGTAAAATCTATGGCTGAAGAAATGAAAGTCATAAACGATAAGTCACTTGGTGAATTAAGATGAGTTAGAGATGACGAATGAACAATGACTAATAACAAATAACCAATTTCAGCCTGAGGCTGATGCGCCTATGGCGCAAACTAATTAACATATTTCAGCCTGAGGCTGATGCGCCTATGGCGCAAACTAATTAACAAATTACAAAGGAGTAATTATGAAACACTTGATTTATATCTTCGCACTTTGCGTTCTAATATTTTCTATTATTGGAAATGCAAACGCACAAGTCCCGAACAAGATTTCTTATCAGGGACTTCTAACAACTTCTGCCGGCACGCCTGTGCAGGATGGGAGTTATAATTTAACTTTTAAAATTTTCGATGTTTCCACTGGCGGCAGTGCTTTATGGACTGAAGATCAGACTGGCGTTGCCGTTCAGCGTGGAACATTTAATGTTCTTTTAGGTTCAGTAACAACAATTGATATATCTTTCAATCAAACATTGTATGTGGAAGTTACTGCAACATCAGGACTCGGAATACCTTCACCGATAACATTTTCGCCGCGTTCGGAATTAACAAGTTCACCTTATGCATTCATTGCTGATACGGCTAATTTTGCCAAAGCAGTAAGCGGAGCCTGGAATCTCACAGGCAATGCAGGTACTACCGAAGGAACTAATTTTGTTGGCACCACCGATGCACAGGCATTTGATATCCGTACCAATAATGTATTAAGAACCCGCATTACCACCAAAGGACAAATAGAAACATACAATACAGGGCAATCGGTGTTTGTGGGAGAAGGAGCCGGGGCAAGCGATGATTTATCTGATAACTACAATGTATTTGTCGGTTACCAGGCGGGTTTTTCCAACACCACAGGATCCGCCAATACCGCCAACGGACTGCAGGCGCTTTATTCCAACACCACAGGATCCCAAAATACTGCCAGCGGAGGTGGTGCGCTTTTGTACAACACCACAGGAGCATACAATACTGCCAGCGGCACGTATGCGCTTTATTCCAACACCACAGGATTATCCAATACCGCCAACGGAAGGAGTGCGCTTTATTCCAACACCACAGGATACTACAATACCGCCAGCGGAACGGATGCGCTTTTGTTCAACACCGCAGGAAACAATAATACCGCCAACGGAAGGAGTGCGCTTAGGTCCAACACCACAGGATCCGACAATACCGCCAACGGACTGCAAGCGCTTTATTCCAACACCACAGGATTCAACAATACCGCCAACGGAGTGAGTGCGCTTTATTCCAACACCACAGGATTGTACAATACCGCCAACGGATTGGGTGCGCTTTAT
Proteins encoded in this window:
- a CDS encoding Mrp/NBP35 family ATP-binding protein yields the protein MDNRDVSFKIELTTPACPVKDQFKMAAIKSVKEAIPEVGAIQIEMTSSVRKAPQSNLNNILTNVKNTIAVASGKGGVGKSTVAINLAVGLAQDGAKVGLIDSDIYGPSIPLMMGINASPKLENKKLIPLEAHGVKVMSIGFLVDPNQAVIWRGPMASGALRQFMTDVEWGELDYLIFDLPPGTGDIQLTLVQTIPLSGAVIVTTPQDISLADARKGYAMFEKVNVPILGIIENMSYFICSHCGEREEIFSYGGGRKEAQELGAVFLGEIPIDTKIRIGGDVGVPVVAQDKNSSQSSAIKNIARNMVAQLSINAMNGVKTKRVEVNLNI
- a CDS encoding NifU family protein, yielding MESKEKLLVERIEEALDFCRPYLRADGGDVEFVNVSDDGIVNLRYLGVCKNCPLSLLTLRAGIERSVLKNVPEAKRVELVL
- a CDS encoding cytochrome ubiquinol oxidase subunit I produces the protein MNYPFWDIPFLGGGWLIGIVAVIHVFVSHFAVGGGLFLVLTEHKAYRENNLKIIDYLKIHSKFFILLTLVFGALTGVAIWFTIGLVTPMATSSLIHIFVWGWAIEWVFFFIEIAAVMIYFYTWEKIDRKTHLIIGWIYFISAWMSMVVINGILSFMLTPGAWTQTRDFWDGLINPTYFSSLAFRTLTAIVLAGIYALFTASLLKDEKIKQTIVKYSCKWVLPFMLMLPLAGLWYYLTLPEIPREIVLGGIVFVHNTAIIGLIAGALIFFTVLIMGFFKPNLYSTPVAVFVLLLGLASMFAGERVRESVRKPYVLVDYMYSNGLVLSDFDKVKAEGLIKNSKWSNIKEINDQNKLEAGNEAFKLYCSSCHIINGYNDVLPLITEYDEEMLTAIINELENYQGYMPKFAGTEAEAAAIAKWLTDFNKENTKGEIK
- a CDS encoding acetylxylan esterase, whose protein sequence is MRIESQRKVKGKIFIQLKSITQKYYYTVYEENTKFEKGIKTIHLSSEKKSLNYKWRPGFYEIFARIVTGEYEYYSDTLTFVFQSDSILFSSTNRVDLETFWLNTFSALDTLHAYFELTEQTDKQHDSIKVFKIMYRSLDTACIKAWYCLPKSDKLLPAILILPSYGNTSVQIPYTLARLGFAVVAIQIHGLDVESDNYPVGDDPSAGQNLDDPNKYYLRKAVASAKRAIDFFYTRSELDTARIGVAGTSQGGGLALLLTGLDSRIKATIATIPTLCCFPEGLESGCCSRVRRSIINGLVDKTTAFRTLSYFDANNFAERFTKPVLLSAHFKDRISTPNTVFALYNRIPSKTKQLIIHSNLGHEFPVNHWDVPYSWFSVVLRKK
- the ftsE gene encoding cell division ATP-binding protein FtsE, translated to MITFKNVTLSFNAQPILSNISIHINSGEFVSLIGESGIGKTTLLRLIYMDLLPNSGMVTVGKYNSLVIKKREIPYLRRTVGVVFQDFKLLEDRNVFENVAFPLHVTGVKRHEIQRRIVRVLAEVGLSHKRGAMPNELSGGEQQRVVIARALVNEPFILLADEPTGNLDPALANEILDVLLQINSRGTAVLLATHNYDLVRRSGSRILQIKNTKIKEIESI
- the pdxA gene encoding 4-hydroxythreonine-4-phosphate dehydrogenase PdxA, which codes for MKPIIAITMGDHNGIGPEVALKAATSPAIKRICIPVLVGSTYVFEHYAKLLKMKTTLKEIESVPKNNSDAIPIFSIRKFVQPNIKPGILSFEAGRLAIESVISATIICLEKEVDGMVTAPLAKETINFKGFDFPGQSELITTLCKRSKFAMIMLYKNIRVALVTIHISIKEIPSRLTKQLLKDRIQTLNNSLRNDFGIRKPKIAVLGLNPHAGENGVIGEEENEMIIPAMKQANIKGIDIHGPFPADGFFGVHAYKNYDAVLAMYHDQGLIPIKLLGFEEGVNFTAGLPIVRTSPDHGTAFDIAGKGRANPSSTIEAIKTAVAIINNRRKNKK
- a CDS encoding tail fiber domain-containing protein yields the protein MKHLIYIFAFCVLTFSIIGNANAQVPNKISYQGLLTTSAGTPVQDGSYNLTFNIFDVSTGGSALWTEDQTGVAVQRGTFNVLLGSVTTLDISFNQTLYVEVTATPGPGIPSPITFSPRSELTNSPYSFSIIGTQCEATGPYSSVGGRNNRARGAYSVVSGGGGATEADSNSALADYSTVSGGQSNKASDRYTTVSGGAHNTASGQTSTVAGGWSNVASGREATVSGGINNTSSQSLSTIGGGEMNTASRTAATVGGGSSNQASGDRATVGGGAYNYASGDYSTVGGGWSSRARGAYSFVGGGGGSTLADSNSALGENSTIGGGSSNIASAFAATIGGGWDNTASGPTATIGGGKMNTASGGIATIAGGWSNTASGWHTAVGGGGFNSARGIYSVVCGGGGLNPVDSNSALGDASTIGGGSANKANGSNATIGGGAYNTTSANYTTIGGGYNNTASNHFATVVGGRDNTASGQYSFASGRRAKANHDGAFVWADQTDADFASTAINQFNIRAVGGTRIFSNTALSAGVTLAAGASSWASVSDSTLKRNKRLVDSKVILEKVARLPVMQWSYLSQNPNIEHIGPMAQDFYAIFGLGDDEKTISTIDPAGVALAAIQGLIQENKELQTKNEELSNRLTELEAVVKSMAEEMKVINDKSLGELR
- a CDS encoding tail fiber domain-containing protein; translated protein: MKHLIYIFALCVLIFSIIGNANAQVPNKISYQGLLTTSAGTPVQDGSYNLTFKIFDVSTGGSALWTEDQTGVAVQRGTFNVLLGSVTTIDISFNQTLYVEVTATSGLGIPSPITFSPRSELTSSPYAFIADTANFAKAVSGAWNLTGNAGTTEGTNFVGTTDAQAFDIRTNNVLRTRITTKGQIETYNTGQSVFVGEGAGASDDLSDNYNVFVGYQAGFSNTTGSANTANGLQALYSNTTGSQNTASGGGALLYNTTGAYNTASGTYALYSNTTGLSNTANGRSALYSNTTGYYNTASGTDALLFNTAGNNNTANGRSALRSNTTGSDNTANGLQALYSNTTGFNNTANGVSALYSNTTGLYNTANGLGALYYNTTGFNNTASGTYALYSNTTGYQNTANGYQALYFNTTGFNNTALGYYAFFSGAAYSNSTALGFNTAITASNQVRVGNSSVTSIGGQVGWTTLSDGRFKKDVSETMPDGRQAVQGLAFIMKLRPVTYHLDMDGIASFLKTPDPDKSGLLKESEVIKGKMLQTGFVGQEVEKAAQELGYDFSGIDKPKNENDYYGLRYAEFTVPLVKAVQEQQKMIEELRRQNEELLKRIEKLER